In Acidianus brierleyi, one genomic interval encodes:
- a CDS encoding digeranylgeranylglycerophospholipid reductase, translating into MKELNYDILIIGGGFGGATTAWHLANKGLKILLIDSKPWNRIGDKPCGDAVSKEHFDNLGMPYPEGEQLEQKIEGIKIYSPDNETSWKVEGEGFEINAPAYTQRLLKEAQNRGVEVLDLTTAMKPIFEDGYVKGAVLFDRRSNQQLEVRTKLVIEATGYSMSFRSKLPKELPITEELDEKDSDIAYREVGFTKDDIEDAGYLKIFINQKASPGGYWWYFPKGKNKVNVGLGIQGGMGYPSIYTFYQKFLNDYAPDLEKEKLIVKGGALVPTRRPLPTLAWNGIIVVGDSAYTANPVHGGGKGSAMISGFCAAKSALNAFETGDFSANSLWGTNLCYIERYGAKQASLELFRRFLQKLSDDEINYGMKRRVIREEDLLETSLKGDFQLSVVNKAMRVISALGKPSLLFKLKTVAEYMKKIKEIYNEYPSSPEDLNKWKARVNDTLLNFDQAIK; encoded by the coding sequence TTGAAAGAACTAAACTACGATATTCTAATTATAGGTGGAGGTTTTGGAGGAGCCACTACAGCGTGGCATCTTGCAAACAAGGGTCTAAAAATTCTCCTTATAGATAGTAAACCTTGGAATAGAATAGGAGATAAACCTTGTGGTGATGCTGTAAGCAAAGAGCATTTTGATAATTTAGGTATGCCTTATCCTGAAGGAGAACAACTAGAGCAAAAGATAGAAGGAATAAAAATTTACAGTCCAGATAACGAAACATCATGGAAAGTTGAAGGAGAAGGTTTCGAAATAAATGCTCCGGCATATACTCAAAGGCTACTTAAAGAAGCCCAAAACAGAGGAGTAGAAGTATTAGATTTGACAACAGCAATGAAACCAATATTCGAAGATGGATACGTTAAAGGAGCAGTTCTTTTTGATAGAAGAAGCAATCAACAATTAGAAGTAAGAACAAAACTTGTTATTGAAGCAACTGGTTATTCTATGAGTTTTAGAAGTAAATTACCTAAAGAATTACCAATTACAGAAGAGTTGGATGAAAAAGATTCAGATATAGCATATAGAGAGGTAGGATTTACAAAAGATGATATAGAGGATGCTGGATATTTAAAAATATTTATAAATCAGAAAGCATCACCAGGAGGATACTGGTGGTATTTCCCAAAAGGAAAGAATAAGGTTAATGTGGGCTTAGGTATACAAGGAGGAATGGGGTATCCTAGTATTTATACTTTTTATCAAAAATTCTTAAATGATTATGCTCCAGATTTAGAAAAGGAAAAATTAATTGTAAAAGGTGGAGCATTAGTCCCTACTAGGAGACCCTTACCGACACTAGCATGGAATGGAATAATTGTTGTAGGAGATTCCGCATATACTGCAAATCCAGTTCATGGAGGTGGAAAAGGTTCAGCTATGATATCTGGATTCTGCGCCGCCAAATCAGCATTAAACGCTTTTGAAACAGGTGATTTTTCAGCAAACTCCTTATGGGGAACTAATTTATGCTATATAGAAAGATATGGAGCTAAACAAGCAAGTTTAGAGTTGTTCAGAAGATTTCTCCAAAAATTATCTGATGATGAAATAAATTATGGAATGAAAAGGAGGGTTATTAGAGAAGAAGATCTACTTGAGACTAGTCTTAAAGGAGATTTCCAATTATCCGTAGTAAATAAAGCAATGAGAGTAATATCAGCATTAGGTAAACCATCACTTCTCTTTAAATTAAAAACTGTTGCAGAATACATGAAAAAGATAAAAGAAATATATAACGAATATCCATCTTCACCAGAAGATCTAAATAAGTGGAAAGCCAGAGTTAACGATACTCTACTAAATTTTGATCAAGCTATAAAATAA
- a CDS encoding isoaspartyl peptidase/L-asparaginase has protein sequence MKYKQPILLIHGGAGSWETKDANIVNREIEKALDYGYDQFSTGSSIEAVVESISYMEDSGYFDAGKGSYKNAKGEIEMDAGIMHGNNYSVGAVAAVKVKNPIKEALKVMLDGRHVLMTGKVEEVIPSEKAIHYGDTVGAVALDKDGNIVAGTSTGGINGKLPGRIGDSPIPGAGYYATNNVAVSSTGIGEIILKILPAKEVDMLVSMGFPICDVVKSVIDKITSIFGKNNIGMIAIDKRGFATAYYNTRGMPRGIKNPEGKKILMFEGEI, from the coding sequence GTGAAGTACAAGCAACCAATACTTTTAATTCATGGTGGAGCTGGAAGTTGGGAAACAAAGGATGCTAACATAGTAAATAGAGAAATTGAAAAAGCGTTAGATTATGGTTATGATCAATTCTCTACTGGAAGTTCTATTGAGGCAGTAGTTGAAAGTATATCGTATATGGAGGATTCTGGATACTTTGACGCTGGTAAAGGGAGCTATAAAAACGCAAAAGGAGAAATAGAAATGGATGCGGGTATTATGCATGGAAATAATTATAGTGTTGGTGCTGTAGCTGCGGTAAAGGTAAAGAATCCAATAAAAGAAGCATTAAAGGTCATGTTAGATGGTAGACATGTTCTTATGACTGGTAAAGTCGAAGAGGTAATTCCTTCAGAAAAGGCAATTCACTACGGTGATACCGTAGGCGCAGTAGCATTAGATAAAGATGGAAATATAGTAGCTGGAACTAGCACTGGAGGTATCAACGGCAAACTTCCAGGGAGAATAGGGGATTCACCAATTCCTGGTGCAGGATATTACGCTACAAATAACGTTGCGGTTTCAAGCACTGGTATTGGGGAAATAATACTCAAAATACTCCCTGCTAAAGAAGTAGATATGTTAGTTTCGATGGGATTTCCTATATGCGATGTTGTAAAAAGTGTTATAGATAAAATAACATCGATATTTGGGAAAAATAATATTGGCATGATAGCTATAGATAAAAGAGGATTCGCTACAGCATACTATAACACCAGAGGAATGCCTCGCGGAATCAAAAATCCAGAGGGGAAGAAAATATTGATGTTTGAAGGTGAAATATAA
- a CDS encoding DUF5751 family protein yields METDFRPIIVLFSAKNEETTELFRKVLREAKVLGGKKLIIHVIEDVNYWDFFSNSREAILDNLDLGIEIYTWKTTDTENMIKKIEEINNPKGIVTFCSDDYKYMMRKIIDNLPTSLKANIIKDYCK; encoded by the coding sequence ATGGAAACAGACTTTAGACCAATAATAGTCTTATTTTCTGCTAAAAATGAAGAAACTACTGAACTATTCAGAAAAGTATTAAGAGAAGCGAAAGTTTTAGGAGGTAAAAAATTGATAATTCATGTGATAGAAGATGTAAATTATTGGGATTTCTTTTCAAACTCTAGAGAGGCAATTTTAGATAATCTTGATTTGGGAATTGAAATATATACGTGGAAAACAACAGATACGGAAAATATGATCAAGAAAATAGAAGAAATAAATAACCCTAAAGGAATTGTAACTTTTTGCAGTGACGATTATAAATATATGATGAGAAAAATAATAGATAATCTTCCCACATCACTTAAGGCTAATATAATAAAAGACTACTGTAAGTAA
- a CDS encoding phosphoesterase, protein MKILVMSNIRFPEPHIESTLSTIIKKEEPEAIVLDGDTTQCYWDYECPRVIDVLYVIRSIAPWAQIVYIQGDMDPHAIKCIMAEPRYREEIIGTTMYIADVSSVKYYIIHGHQGDVDQLRKDVGAGPWDWIVTGQYKKLEIDKLARVIYTGGITREFPPESRGYLVITDSNHYIRTLS, encoded by the coding sequence ATGAAAATACTTGTAATGAGTAATATAAGATTCCCAGAGCCTCATATTGAAAGCACCTTGTCAACCATAATAAAGAAAGAAGAACCTGAGGCAATAGTATTAGATGGAGATACTACACAATGTTATTGGGATTACGAATGTCCAAGAGTAATTGACGTTCTATATGTTATAAGAAGCATAGCACCTTGGGCTCAAATAGTTTATATCCAAGGAGATATGGATCCCCACGCAATAAAATGCATAATGGCGGAACCAAGATATAGAGAAGAAATTATAGGAACTACGATGTATATAGCTGACGTATCTTCAGTAAAATATTACATAATTCATGGACATCAAGGTGATGTCGATCAATTAAGGAAAGACGTAGGAGCTGGACCATGGGATTGGATAGTTACTGGACAATACAAAAAACTTGAAATAGACAAATTAGCTAGAGTAATATACACTGGAGGTATTACAAGAGAGTTTCCTCCAGAAAGTAGAGGCTACCTAGTAATCACCGATTCTAATCATTACATTAGAACGTTAAGTTAA